From Camarhynchus parvulus chromosome 10, STF_HiC, whole genome shotgun sequence, one genomic window encodes:
- the CRABP1 gene encoding cellular retinoic acid-binding protein 1 yields MLARGKGWGAGWVCPALPAATAAVRPTHKVPEPESEQQRRVPAALRSARPTMPNFAGTWKMKSSENFDELLKALGVNAMLRKVAVAAASKPHVEIRQDGDQFYIKTSTTVRTTEINFKIGESFEEETVDGRKCRSLATWENENKIYCKQTLIEGEGPKTYWTRELANDELILTFGADDVVCTRIYVRE; encoded by the exons ATGCTGGCCCGAGGCAAGGGGTGGGGGGCCGGGTGGGTGTGCCCGGCTCTCCCTGCCGCTACCGCCGCGGTCCGCCCCACTCACAAGGTGCCTGAGCCGGAGAGCGAGCAGCAGCGCCGCGTCCCCGCCGCCCTCCGCAGCGCCCGACCCACCATGCCCAACTTCGCCGGCACTTGGAAGATGAAGAGCAGCGAGAATTTCGACGAGCTGCTCAAGGCGCTGG GTGTCAATGCCATGCTCAGGAAAGTGGCGGTGGCAGCCGCCTCCAAACCCCATGTGGAGATCCGCCAGGACGGGGACCAGTTCTACATCAAAACTTCTACAACTGTCCGCACCACTGAGATCAACTTCAAAATCGGGGAGAGCTTTGAGGAGGAGACGGTGGATGGACGGAAGTGCAGG AGTTTGGCCACTTGGGAGAATGAAAACAAGATCTACTGCAAACAAACTCTTATTGAGGGAGAAGGTCCCAAAACATACTGGACTAGAGAATTAGCTAATGATGAACTGATTTTG accTTTGGTGCTGATGATGTTGTGTGCACAAGAATTTATGTAAGAGAATAA